From Daucus carota subsp. sativus chromosome 6, DH1 v3.0, whole genome shotgun sequence, the proteins below share one genomic window:
- the LOC108224230 gene encoding protein WVD2-like 4, producing MESEIGIGSVNESVVVDKAIVGDLVLGVKKEEGEGDSENAGIAVEGLDLSSGTVLESKMSNPGEVSGANSKNSKTSKRPTLNKATTMARKEKPSLTQSRSFPAKGLRASAISKSVDGHPMQSNAKHSGASRSKVEARLVNGTAASVSRRASTGVSTKGAGRSAGSASIRQTTSVSLPSVRQAMSQKPVSTNGTATCPPPEGFSSADQPPNSNKVTLSSAKEAGRSTNSSKVAAGHSRSSVLGFSSRLEERAEKRREFFSKIEEKIHAKEEEKSNMQEKSKESQEAEIKTLRKSLKFKAAPMPSFYKEPPPKVELKKMPTTRPKSPKLGRKKSSGGAVNSLEAGSGATPLLSREHEKSTKKTTRKSLSNVHSKESVAAKTAGEDSKLKLKAAVAEGKVEKASANEDDESKRQSVCPPDLENIGGESRNISSQDDELLVNSANPPAQDIEVIVNSGSPEVSQA from the exons ATGGAGTCGGAAATTGGGATCGGATCGGTGAATGAAAGTGTTGTTGTAGATAAAGCGATTGTTGGAGATTTGGTTCTGGGTGTTAAGAAAGAGGAGGGTGAAGGAGATTCTGAAAATGCCGGAATTGCTGTAGAAGGGCTTGACTTGTCTTCTGGGACTGTTTTAGAAAGTAAAATGTCGAACCCTGGTGAGGTTAGTGGGGCTAATTCCAAAAACAGCAAAACTTCCAAGAGGCCTACATTGAATAAAGCAACTACAATGGCTCGTAAGGAAAAGCCAAGCCTTACTCAGAGTAGATCTTTTCCTGCTAAAGGACTTCGTGCAAGTGCTATAAGCAAAAGCGTTGATGGTCACCCGATGCAGTCTAATGCCAAACATTCTGGAGCAAGTAGGTCAAAAGTTGAGGCGCGGTTAGTCAATGGAACAGCTGCTTCAGTTTCTCGGCGAGCATCCACTGGAGTGAGCACAAAGGGAGCAGGAAGAAGTGCTGGTTCAGCATCTATCCGGCAAACTACTTCAGTGTCTTTGCCGAGTGTGCGACAGGCTATG tCCCAAAAGCCTGTTTCCACAAATGGAACTGCAACATGCCCTCCACCTGAAGGCTTCTC ATCAGCTGATCAACCTCCAAATTCTAATAAAGTGACACTGTCTTCTGCCAAGGAAGCTGGCCGTTCTACTAACTCATC GAAAGTTGCTGCAGGTCATAGCAGAAGCAGTGTTCTTGGTTTTTCCTCTAGGCTGGAAGAACGCgcggaaaagcgaagagag TTCTTTTCAAAGATTGAAGAGAAGATACATGCAAAGGAAGAAGAGAAAAGTAACATGCAAGAAAAATCAAAG gaaagccaagaggcggAGATTAAGACATTAAGAAAGAGTTTGAAATTCAAAGCTGCACCTATGCCAAGTTTTTATAAAGAACCTCCACCAAAAGTTGAGTTGAAGAAG ATGCCCACAACCCGTCCAAAATCTCCAAAGCTTGGAAGAAAGAAAAGCTCAGGTGGTGCAGTAAACTCCTTGGAAGCTGGATCAGGTGCTACCCCTCTATTAAGCAGAGAACATGAGAAGTCAACAAAGAAAACAACTCGGAAATCCCTGTCTAATGTTCATTCAAAGGAATCTGTTGCTGCCAAAACTGCGGGAGAGGACAGTAAGTTGAAACTTAAGGCAGCAGTAGCAGAAGGCAAAGTCGAGAAAGCCAGCGCGAATGAAGACGATGAAAGCAAGCGCCAATCTGTCTGCCCTCCTGACCTTGAAAATATTGGTGGTGAATCTAGAAATATTTCGTCCCAGGATGATGAACTGCTAGTGAATTCGGCGAATCCTCCTGCCCAAGATATTGAAGTGATTGTGAATTCAGGCAGTCCAGAAGTTTCACAGGCCTAG
- the LOC108227954 gene encoding fasciclin-like arabinogalactan protein 17, translating into MDSQIYGAFLSLLFLSHLSLSLSALPTQINSNSVLVALLDSRYTELSELVEKALLLQTLEKAVTKHNITIFAPQNEALERNIDPEFKRFLLEPRNLKSLQKLLMFHIVPSRVNSVHWPVQHKTLCGEDEMHLALSLGKESEFFVGDARVTRPEDVTRPDGVIHGIERLLVPRSVQEDFNARRSLRSISAVLPEGAPEVDPRTNRLKKPAPVPVGAPPVLPVYDALAPGPSIAPAPAPGPGGAKHHFDGESQVKDFIQTLLHYGGYNEMADILVNLTSLASEMGRLVSEGYVLTVLAPNDEAMAKLTTDQLSEPGAPEQIMYYHLIPEYQTEESMYNSVRRFGKVNYDTLRLPHKVVAEEADGSVKFGQGEGSAYLFDPDIYIDGRISVQGIDGVLFPVEETKPAKKVVPAVSKVAAKPRRGKLMEVTCSMLGVFGHDSHFNSCH; encoded by the exons ATGGATTCTCAGATCTATGGCGcctttctctctctcctctttctctcccatctctctctatctctctccgcATTGCCCACGCAAATCAACTCCAACTCGGTCCTGGTTGCTCTGCTCGACTCGCGCTACACTGAGCTGTCCGAGTTAGTTGAGAAGGCGCTGCTTCTGCAAACCCTAGAGAAGGCGGTGACGAAGCATAATATTACTATATTTGCGCCGCAGAATGAGGCGTTGGAGCGGAATATTGACCCGGAGTTTAAGCGGTTTTTACTTGAACCGAGGAACTTGAAGTCGTTGCAGAAGCTGTTGATGTTTCATATTGTGCCGAGCCGAGTCAATTCGGTGCATTGGCCGGTTCAGCATAAGACGCTGTGTGGAGAGGATGAGATGCATTTGGCGTTGAGTTTGGGCAAAGAGAGTGAGTTTTTTGTCGGTGACGCGAGGGTGACCCGACCCGAAGATGTGACCCGACCCGACGGAGTCATCCATGGGATTGAGAGGCTGTTGGTTCCTAGATCTGTGCAAGAGGATTTTAATGCTAGGAGGAGTTTGAGATCCATTTCGGCTGTTTTACCCGAAGGGGCTCCGGAAGTTGACCCGAGAACTAACCGGTTGAAGAAACCGGCTCCGGTTCCTGTCGGCGCCCCACCGGTTTTACCGGTTTATGATGCGTTGGCTCCGGGGCCTTCGATTGCTCCAGCGCCAGCTCCGGGGCCTGGTGGAGCTAAGCATCATTTCGATGGGGAGTCTCAGGTGAAGGATTTTATTCAGACATTGCTGCATTACGGTGGTTATAATGAAATGGCAGatattttagtgaatttgacTTCGCTAGCTTCGGAAATGGGGAGATTAGTCTCAGAGGGGTATGTATTAACTGTGTTGGCACCGAATGATGAGGCAATGGCGAAATTGACTACTGATCAGTTGAGTGAGCCTGGTGCCCCGGAACAGATAATGTATTATCATTTGATACCCGAGTATCAGACGGAGGAGAGTATGTATAATTCTGTGAGGAGATTTGGGAAGGTGAATTACGATACTTTGAGATTGCCTCATAAGGTTGTTGCTGAGGAGGCTGATGGGTCGGTTAAGTTTGGACAAGGGGAGGGTTCTGCGTATTTGTTTGATCCTGATATTTATATAGATGGAAGGATTTCGGTTCAGGGgattgatggggttttgtttcCAGTTGAGGAGACGAAGCCGGCTAAGAAAGTTGTTCCTGCTGTGAGTAAAGTTGCTGCTAAACCGAGAAGAG GCAAGTTGATGGAAGTAACATGTAGTATGCTTGGGGTATTTGGACATGATTCTCATTTCAATAGCTGCCACTGA